One genomic window of Pecten maximus chromosome 3, xPecMax1.1, whole genome shotgun sequence includes the following:
- the LOC117323754 gene encoding uncharacterized protein LOC117323754, with translation MASTEDNIQQVSDEAAEVPADPSIESAAETDVPVEGKTADMEELIRRCNQSIIDSQKALTKYDAVQEEIQGARSSVIGGISRLQRPSRRWRRARDDYADGHLYGTVIEATRRTEPIAHSTPNKPERDISPVGRAQIRGIKDNSPMEKVLSIKDGREMSPLAKARAKLDRETSPVARARARQERESSPMTRVIVRNDRESSPLANAMLRKDIEQSPMAKTRIVREGSSTKQYIVPPIVLSRGLASRLDHPSSSFDEENTGETEEDTMDAKLEQLADDLTAQPEDPSKKTKSSYAQIVMPESKYQQERLRQYRMAQIQADEIGIPISLQEKLRYRMSLLGDDDILMPSSLTLKERLRYRMSLLEDDLDDEVWERIAARVAQNKDSDIAVPISTMSGETLYYRVSATDAEIPRGLFHHAARNGDLALVQTLVMDGVDVNDVDGEGMTALHHAVSKSQIAVAKFLLSLKPIIVNMADVQGKSPLHYAVENGHAPVLVSLLSHGAFPNSTDNQKQTPLHKACRDGKHNIVDILLENGASLFAFDDAMKAPLHYAVENNHPACVTTLLKKGAPVNNSDGDQRTPLHYAAQLGFFLIADILLANGAMADALDKDMKTAIFIAVESDFISMTRTLISYNASVNTADVERLTPLHIASVNGNTDLVILLLQHGARVDALDCANRTPISYAVENNEIEVVQLLLQHEAGVTIVDVQEMTPLHYSAEIGNEFLVHLLADHELKHSSSDATYKRLLDVAFKYQNELLGSMTMTHALKGYSEIIQQDNQSLKKKGEATEMMKSLLNMVCKHFSHYHGEKLVRVWPGYKELAADSPMVVVNVSNLPKVKPSVFMGLPIVYKLYGLVSDESIILSYSKLEIEKLTDPLEIMAIQRIITRNIARLKLNHSNLVKVSASAVRSLQNGSLLAKEACIVLYCRSKGIIPFGEKPFPKYIEDIPVDIRDGLSSVSEGLENRIGASKLSREAFDGSRSSEDSSRKKLEF, from the exons ACATGGAGGAGTTGATCCGGCGATGTAACCAATCCATCATTGACTCCCAGAAGGCGCTCACCAAATATGATGCAGTACAGGAAGAGATTCAGGGGGCAAGGTCTAGTGTTATTGGAGGCATCTCCCGTCTACAGCGGCCCTCTAGGCGATGGAGGCGAGCACGGGATGATT ATGCTGACGGCCATTTATATGGTACCGTTATAGAAGCAACTAGGAGAACGGAGCCCATCGCACATAGCACGCCGAACAAACCCGAAAGAGATATCAGTCCTGTAGGTCGGGCTCAGATCCGAGGGATCAAGGACAACAGTCCGATGGAAAAAGTTCTGTCCATAAAGGATGGCAGAGAAATGAGTCCATTAGCTAAGGCTAGGGCGAAACTGGACAGAGAAACTAGCCCAGTGGCCCGAGCACGCGCGAGGCAGGAAAGAGAATCCAGTCCTATGACAAGAGTGATAGTCAGAAATGACAGAGAGTCAAGTCCGCTGGCAAATGCGATGTTGAGGAAGGACATAGAGCAAAGTCCGATGGCGAAAACTAGAATAGTTCGAGAAGGCAGTTCGACAAAACAGTATATCGTACCACCTATCGTTCTAAGTCGTGGGTTAGCTTCGAGGTTGGACCATCCAAGTAGTTCGTTCGACGAGGAAAACACAGGTGAAACGGAGGAAGATACGATGGATGCAAAACTAGAGCAACTAGCAGATGACCTAACAGCGCAACCGGAAGATCCTTCGAAAAAAACGAAATCGTCATATGCGCAGATCGTTATGCCAGAATCAAAATATCAGCAGGAACGGCTGCGACAGTACCGAATGGCGCAGATTCAAGCCGATGAAATCGGTATTCCGATATCGCTTCAGGAAAAGCTTCGCTATCGAATGTCTCTGCTAGGAGATGATGATATTCTGATGCCGTCTTCATTAACTCTGAAGGAAAGACTGCGGTACAGGATGTCCCTTCTTGAAGACGACCTCGACGACGAGGTTTGGGAGCGTATAGCAGCTCGTGTGGCTCAAAATAAAGATTCTGATATTGCAGTTCCTATATCTACTATGAGCGGAGAGACACTTTATTACAGAGTGTCGGCTACCGATGCGGAAATCCCTAGAGGTTTGTTTCATCATGCGGCAAGGAACGGCGATCTCGCCCTGGTTCAAACTCTCGTTATGGATGGAGTCGACGTTAATGATGTAGATGGGGAAGGAATGACAGCGTTACATCATGCCGTATCAAAATCTCAGATTGCTGTTGCGAAGTTTCTGCTTTCACTTAAGCCAATAATTGTAAACATGGCCGATGTGCAAGGAAAATCTCCTCTTCATTATGCTGTAGAGAACGGTCACGCTCCAGTCCTCGTCTCTCTCTTGTCGCATGGTGCGTTTCCGAACAGCACAGATAATCAAAAACAAACACCACTCCACAAAGCATGTCGTGATGGGAAACACAACATTGTCGATATCCTCCTGGAAAACGGGGCTTCCCTTTTCGCTTTCGATGACGCAATGAAAGCCCCGTTGCACTATGCTGTTGAGAACAACCATCCTGCTTGCGTGACGACTCTTCTCAAAAAAGGTGCGCCTGTTAACAACAGCGATGGAGATCAACGCACCCCTTTGCATTATGCAGCTCAACTAGGATTCTTCTTGATAGCAGATATCTTACTGGCCAACGGAGCGATGGCAGATGCACTTGACAAGGATATGAAAACAGCCATTTTCATCGCCGTTGAGAGCGATTTCATTTCCATGACTCGCACCTTAATCTCGTATAATGCATCTGTAAATACGGCCGACGTAGAGCGTTTAACACCACTTCACATCGCATCCGTCAACGGCAATACCGACCTGGTTATTCTCTTGTTGCAACATGGGGCAAGAGTGGATGCCCTGGACTGCGCTAACAGGACGCCGATCAGTTACGCAGTGGAGAACAACGAGATAGAAGTAGTTCAACTCCTACTGCAGCATGAAGCCGGTGTTACCATCGTTGATGTTCAAGAGATGACGCCTCTTCATTACTCAGCTGAAATCGGAAACGAATTTCTGGTCCATCTTCTGGCAGATCACGAATTAAAGCATTCCTCAAGCGACGCGACATACAAACGTCTTCTAGATGTCGCTTTCAAGTACCAGAACGAACTACTCGGAAGCATGACAATGACCCACGCTCTAAAAGGCTACAGCGAGATCATTCAACAAGATAATCAATCTCTGAAAAAAAAAGGCGAAGCTACAGAGATGATGAAATCGTTGTTGAATATGGTCTGCAAGCACTTCAGTCACTATCATGGAGAAAAGCTGGTCCGCGTTTGGCCCGGATACAAGGAATTAGCTGCGGACAGTCCGATGGTTGTTGTCAACGTGTCCAACTTACCAAAAGTGAAACCTAGCGTCTTCATGGGACTTCCTATTGTATACAAGTTGTACGGTTTAGTCAGCGACGAGTCCATTATCCTCAGCTACTCAAAATTAGAAATAGAAAAGCTGACAGATCCTTTGGAAATCATGGCTATACAACGCATCATTACTAGAAATATCGCTCGTCTGAAACTAAATCATAGCAACCTCGTAAAGGTTAGTGCCAGCGCAGTTAGGTCGTTGCAAAACGGTTCTTTGCTGGCAAAAGAAGCGTGcattgtattgtactgtaggAGTAAGGGTATTATACCGTTTGGAGAGAAACCTTTCCCGAAATATATTGAAGATATCCCAGTAGATATTCGAGATGGATTGAGTAGCGTCTCGGAGGGCTTGGAAAATCGGATCGGCGCTAGCAAATTATCCAGAGAAGCCTTTGACGGATCGAGAAGCAGTGAAGATAGTAGCCGAAAGAAACTCGAATTCTAA